One Pseudochaenichthys georgianus chromosome 7, fPseGeo1.2, whole genome shotgun sequence DNA segment encodes these proteins:
- the dnajc11a gene encoding dnaJ homolog subfamily C member 11a — translation MASSLDDDEILNDDYYSLLNVRREATQDELKVAYRRLCMLYHPDKHRDPELKRQAEQLFNLVHEAYEVLREPQARAIYDIYGKRGLDVDGWEVVERKRTPAEIREEYERLQKEREERRLQQRTNPKGTISVGIDATDVFDQYEEDYEDVGTAGVPHIEINKMHISQSIEAPLTTKDTAILSGSLSTHNGNGGGTINLALRRVTSTKGWGEVELGAGDTHGPLLAMKIFRNLSPRFFVTGQCGLQLSSRGVRPGFTTMLARHLDKNTMGYLQWRWGVQSSMNTSIVRDTKSSHFTFAMQLGVPHTFMMMSYQYKFQDEDQTKIKGSVKSGFFGTVIEYGAERKISRHSVLGATVSVGVPQGVSLKIKLNRASQTYLFPIHLTDQLLPSAVFYATVGPLVFYLAIQQLIIRPYVRAQKEQDLEIKQESSASNIAKKKQEAESAIMLMQESVRRIIETEESKMGLIILNSWYGKFVTDNSRKHERAKVIDVSVPLQCLVKDSKLILTETTKSGLPGFYDPCVGEEKSLKVLYQFRGVMHQVLSGDTEPLRIPKQSHRIDADT, via the exons GCGACACAGGACGAGCTGAAGGTGGCATACAGGCGATTATGCATGCTGTATCACCCAGACAAACACAGGGACCCTGAACTAAAGCGTCAGGCAGAACAACTTTTTAACCTCGTACATGAAGCTTATGAAG TGCTTCGTGAACCACAGGCACGAGCCATCTATGATATCTATGGCAAGAGAGGACTTGATGTTGATGGATGGGAG GTAGTGGAAAGGAAAAGAACCCCTGCAGAGATACGAGAGGAGTATGAGCGTCTTCAGAAAGagcgagaggagaggaggcttcagcaAAGGACCAACCCAAAG GGAACAATTAGTGTCGGCATTGATGCCACGGACGTCTTCGACCAGTATGAGGAAGACTATGAGGATGTGGGCACAGCGGGAGTCCCACATATTGAAATCAACAAGATGCACATATCACAATCTATAGAG GCTCCTCTCACTACAAAAGACACCGCTATTCTGTCTGGCTCCTTGTCAACCCACAATGGAAACGGAGGTGGCACCATTAACCTGGCCTTAAGAAGAGTCACCTCCACCAAGGGATGGGGAGAG GTCGAGCTTGGTGCTGGAGACACCCATGGACCTCTTTTAGCGATGAAGATTTTCCGGAACTTGTCGCCTCGATT CTTCGTGACCGGTCAGTGTGGGCTCCAGTTGTCCTCCCGAGGCGTGCGTCCTGGGTTTACCACGATGCTGGCGCGTCACCTGGACAAGAACACTATGGGATACCTGCAGTGGCGCTGGGGCGTGCAGTCCTCTATGAACACCAGCATCGTCAGGGACACCAAGAGCAGCCATTTCACCTTTGCTATGCAG CTTGGCGTTCCTCACACTTTTATGATGATGAGCTACCAGTACAAGTTCCAGGATGAGGACCAGACAAAGATTAAGGGCTCAGTAAA ATCAGGTTTCTTTGGGACGGTGATCGAGTACGGTGCCGAGAGGAAGATCAGTCGACACAGCGTCCTCGGGGCCACCGTCAGCGTGGGAGTGCCCCAAGGTGTCTCCCTCAAGATCAA GctaaacagagccagccagacgtATCTCTTCCCGATCCACCTGACTGACCAACTCCtgccaagtgctgtgttttacGCCACAGTTGGACCACTGGTTTTCTACCTCGCCATCCAGCAGCTCATTATTCGGCCCTACGTGCGGGCCCAGAAGGAACA AGACTTGGAGATCAAGCAGGAGAGCTCGGCCTCTAATATAGCGAAGAAGAAACAGGAGGCAGAGTCTGCT ATCATGCTCATGCAGGAGTCTGTGCGCAGGATTATTGAAACCGAGGAGTCCAAAATGG GTCTCATCATCCTCAACTCCTGGTATGGCAAGTTTGTGACGGACAACAGCCGAAAACACGAGAGGGCAAAGGTCATCGATGTGAGTGTGCCACTGCAGTGTCTGGTGAAAGACTCTAAACTCATCCTCACTGAAACCACAAAG TCAGGACTCCCTGGTTTCTACGATCCCTGTGTGGGGGAGGAGAAGAGCCTGAAGGTGCTGTATCAGTTCCGCGGAGTCATGCATCAAGTCCTGTCAGGAGACACGGAACCACTCAGGATACCAAAGCAAT CTCACAGGATTGACGCAGACACATAG